The following DNA comes from Anaerolineae bacterium.
GGTACCCGGCTGAAGGTCCTCAGCGCCATGGCTATGGGGAAGGCCATCGTCTCCACCTCGCTGGGCTGTGAGGGGTTGGGCGTCGTACATGGGCGGGAGCTTCTGCTGGGAGACACGCCGGAGGAGTTCGCCGGCCACACTATCCGGCTCCTGCGAGACGCCGGCCTGCGGCAGGAGCTGGGCCGGCGCGCCCGCCAGTTTGTGGAAGCGCACTATGCCTGGTCAGCCCTTGTGCCGCGCCTCGAACAGCTCTATGCCGGATGAAACCCTGCCCCGCTCATCAGCGCGGGAGCGCTGGCGCGCCGGCCTGCTGTGGCTCTTCCGCCGGCTCTCTGCCCCCATCCTGGGGAGACCGCGCCGGCCCTCTTCCATCCAGCGCGCCCTCATCATCCGCCCGGACCATTTGGGGGATGTGTTGTTCGCCGCGCCGGCGCTGGAGCGGTGGCGGGAGACGGCTGCCGGCCGCATCGAAACGACCCTGTCCGTGGGGCCGTGGGCCAGGGAAGCCACCGAGCACGGGCCGCCGGTGGGAGACATCGAGGCTTTCCCCTATCCCGGCTTTACCCGCGCCCCCAAGGGCCCACCCTGGGCGCCGTACGTCCTGCTGTGGCGCGAGGCTCGGCGCCTGCGGCGCCGGCGCTATGACCTGGCGGTCATCCTGCGCTTCGACCACTGGTGGGCCGGCCTGTTATGCTACCTGGCCGGCATCCCTCTGCGCCTGGGCTATGACACCATGCCCTTGCGCCATTTCCTGACCCACGCTGTCCCCTACGCCGGCGTCCAGCACGAGGTCCAGCGCAACCTAATGCTCGTCGAACAGGCGCTGACGCTGGCCGGCCTTCCCATCAGCCAGCCGAACGATTTCCCCCGGCTCATTTTCCGCCTGACAGAGGAGGAGCGGGAGGCCGCACGGCATCTGCTGGCCGGCCGCCGGCTGGATGACGGCCGACCGCTGGTCGTCCTGCACCCCAGTGCCGGTGCCCCGGTCAAGGAATGGCCGGCGGAGCGCTTCGCCGAGGTCGGGGACGCGCTGGCAAGACAGTTCGGCGCCCACATCCTGATCACCGGAGCGCGGTCAGACATCAGCCAGGCCTGGAAGGTGGCGGCCCGGATGCGCGAGGAGGCAGTGGTGACCGCCGGCCGTACCACCCTGGGCCAGCTCGCCGCCCTGCTGATGGAGAGCGACCTGGTCATCGGCGCGGATAGCGGCCCGCTTCATCTGGCGGTGGCGGTGGGGACACCCACCATTCATTTGTTCGGGCCGGCGGATCCTGCCCTGTTCGGCCCCTGGAGCGATCGGCCGGCGGAGCATGTCGTTATCCGCGCCAACTGTCCCTGTGCACCCTGCAACCGCCTCGATTTCCCGCGGGAGGAGCTTCCCCGTCACCGATGTATGGAGACTATCTCCACCGTGGAAGTGCTCCGCGCCGCGGAAGAACTGCTGGAGCGCCGGGGATACACAGCAGGGGCACGGGTCCTTACGCGTTAGCGACGAGCATGCTTGCGGTCCTCATCAAACACCAGCAGGCTGAGCAGGACGCTGACCACGCTGACGATCACCCCGCCGAGGAAGGCGGCGGTGAAGTCCGCCACGTGGAAACCCAGGCCGAGCCAGCCGGCGACCGCCGATGCCAGCCACAGCATCAACGCGTTAATGACCAGGGTGAACAGTCCCAGGGTCAGGATAATGAGGGGACAGGTCAGGAGCTTCAACACCGGACGGAGGAGGGCATTCACCAGCCCGAAGATGATCGCCACGCCGGCCAACACCAGCCATCCCCCTTCGTAGGTGATGCCCGGCACCAATTCCGCCGCCGCCCATAATGCCACGGCGTTGATGATCCAGCGCAAAATCAGCTTTCGCATGACCGCTGTCCTTTCATGTAAGTGAATTGTCGGGCGGGATTGACCAGGCCCGATGGCACCATCCTCATCCTTTGCTCGATGGGCGGTTATAACCTGCGCCGCATGGTGATGAGGGTGCGGCGCTCCTGAAAGCCGCAGGCCTTCAGCGCGGTGATGCCTTCCTGGTGGCCGGCGGGGTGCTCGCATTCCACGCGGGTCTTTTTGCCCGGCCGGATATATTCCAGCGAGCGCACCACCAAGGTCTCCTCGACCTGGCCGCGCACGTCCGGCGCCGCCAGCAGGATCAGGCGCCAGGCGTCGAAGCCCTGGGGGCGGGCTTCCACCAGCGCCACCAGCCGGCCGCCGGCGAATGCCCCTTCCGTCCTCGGACCGCCGCCCAGCAGAAGGGCGGAGACGATCTCGCCGGCCCGCCGGACCCAGGAAGGCGGCTGGGCCATCGGCGGGATATTGCGCACCCACCGCTCAAGGGGATTGACCGCCGCCATCTGGAGCGCATGGCGGGAGCGCCAATCGCCGGCCCCCAGCCGCCGCAGGACCCAGCCGGCGGGCAGTGCCGTCGGCGGCAGAGACTCGGCCGGCCCCACGCGGTACAGCTCCACGCTGGAGTACAGGCTCTCGAACCCCAGCGACTCATACAGGTGCAGGGCCGGCATATTATCGTGCCGCACCTGGAGGAGCACCCATTCCCCGCCCCGCTCGCGCGCCAACGCGATGGCCGCTTCCATGAGCCGGCGGCCGATGCCGCGTCCGCGAAAATCCCGCTGTACCGCCACGTTGGATATCTGCCAGCGGGCAGAGCCGCTCCCCGTGCGGCTTACCGTCACATTGCCGACGATGCGGCCGTCCTCCTCCCACACGAAGCCGGTGAAGGAATCCTGGAAGTCGGCGCTGAGCCGGCTGAGCGTCCACCACAGCGGGCCCATGGCGGCCATGGCGCGCAGTTCGCGCACCGCCGCGAATCCCGGTTCGCCCATCTCGGAGGCGAAGGCCTCCTCGATGAGGTCCGCGACCTGGAAGAGGTCCCGGCCCGGGTCCAGCAGGCGCAGGCCGTTCTGACGCGTTGGGCGAGAGGTTGCCATACTGGTCATGCAGGCATCCTGGGCCGGCGAGAGAGCCGCCGGCGTTCCCGATTCACACTTTTCATTGTAATGGAAATCCGCCGCGCTGTCCAGCCAGGCAGAAAAGGCCGGCGAGCACACAGATGCAGATATATTCAGGATTAGCACGAGGCTATACCCATAACGGCCGCAGGCTGTGACGCTGGAAAATTGAGCGACTATCCAGCGTTTGACAAGATGGGCCTCCTTCAGTACAATATATGTGCCAGTGCCAAGGTAGCTCAGGTGGTAGAGCACTTGACTGAAAATCAAGGTGTCCCCAGTTCGAGTCTGGGCCTTGGCACCAGCAAGCGGAAGTGGCTCAGCGGTAGAGCATCTCCTTGCCAAGGAGAGGGTCGCGGGTTCGAATCCCGTCTTCCGCTCCATGAGAGGCGCAGGCCCTCGCAGACGCGAGGGCCTTTGTTTTGGCCGGCGGTGGAGCAGGAGCCGCCAGGAATTTCTCACCACCTCTGTCCTATGTTATAATCAACTCGCACTTATGGCCGGTGAAAGGAGAAAACACGTGAAAGTCCAGACCAAACGCCTGGAANNNNNNNNNNCCGCTCTGCGTGAGGGGCAGGGCGACGTCGCCAAGTGGCAAGGCAGGGGTCTGCAAAACCCTCATTCGCCGGTTCGAATCCGGCCGTCGCCTCCTGATGGCCGGCAACATCTCCAGGTTGCCGGCGCTTTTATTGCCCGGCTTCTCCCACTGCCTCCATGCATACCGCCCTGTCCCCAACATGCGCGAGCACCTTTGCCGGCGCACCTCTTTTGCCAGGCCATATTGTCAATTCATGGTACGTGGTTTATAATCACATTCGCTACACTTGATGGACCCCAGCAATGGGCCAAAACTTCCAGGTCAGTGGAACCCTGCCCCGATGATCAAACAGCTCGCGCTCCGGGTCCTTTTGCCCGCGCTGATCGTCAGCGCCGTGATCGCCGGCATTTTCCTGGCCTACCGCCAGGCCCCTGTGATGCTGGCGGTGATAGATGCGGATACCGGCGCGCCCGTGCCGGCGGCGCGCGTCTCTTTGCCCGCCGGCCTGGAGCGAGTCACCCTCGCCAACGGGCACGTTCTGGCGCGTCTGCCGCGGGGAGATACCACGCTGGCGGTAGAGGCGGCCGGCTATATCCCGACCCAGACCACCTGCTCCCCGCCCCGCTTCCAATGGAGCGCGTTCCGCTGTGAGGTGCGGTTGGTCCCCTGGCGCCTGAGGGTCCGTCTGACCGACGCGCTGGACCCGACCTACCCCGTGCCGCCGGCCCGGGTCCTGGCGGACAGCCACCCCATGACGCCGTTGGGCAGTGGGGAGTACGCGATCGAGTGGGTAGGACCGCCGGCGCGTGTGACGATAGAGGCGCCGGGCTATCTGCGCTGGGAAGGCGAGGTGTCCGGGGACGCCTATTTCACCGGGGAGCAAGCCCTGGAAATCCCGCTGGAGCCCGTGCGTATCACCGGCCGGGTGAAAGCGGCCGACAGCGGCGAGGCGCTCGCCGGCGCCCGCATCTGGGCCGGCGGCGAGCGGTCCCTCACCGATACGGCCGGAGCGTTCGAGCTTCTGCGCGTTCCCGTCCCCTTCCAGCTGCGCGTCGAGCGGGCGGGATATCGGCCGTACCGGGGCCCCCTCATTGGGGAGACATGGCTGGAACAGCCCGCCCCGCTGGAGATATCGCTTCAGCCCATCTGGACGGCCGGCGTCGTCCGCGACGCGGAGACGCAACTGCCGGTCGCCGGCGCAGTGGTGCAGACCCCCGCCCAGCGCGTCGAAGCGGACAGCAGTGGCGCGTTCCAACTGCGGGCGCTGGAGGCCGGCACCCCCATCACCATCTCGGCGCCGGACTATTTCAGCACCACCCTGGCCTACGCCGGCCAGGAAACGCTCGCCATCTCTCTACAGCAGATCAAGGTGCCAGCAGTGGTGCGCGACGCGCTGAGCGGCCAGCCCATCGCCGGCGCGCTCCTGCGCACCGCCGGCCGCACCTTCATGACCGACGAGGAAGGATCCGTCACCGTCATCGGCCTTCTGCCGGGGCAGGAGCTGGAGGCCAGCGCCCCGCATTATGCGGTTGTGCGCCTGGCATATGCCGGCGGCAACCCGCTGGAGATATGGCTGGCACCCCATACGGTCATCCTGCACGTCGTCGATGCGGACACCGGCGAACCCATCCCCGGCGTGCGGTTGAAATCGGCCGGGCAGGCCATCCCGCCGGACGGCGCCGGCGCATTCGTGCTGAAAGAATGGAACCCGATGCAGTCCCTGACGGTGCGCGCCGCCGGCTACGGCAAATTTACCCTGATGCTAAACCCCGAACTGTGGTGTACTGACGAGCGCAGGCCCTGCCTGCGCTCCGCCCACACCGAGGACAGCGAAGCGGTTGCGCTGGAACTGGCCCTGCCGGCGTTCCGCGCCAAGGGCATTTACATCCCCTTCGGCCTGCTGACGCGCCCCGACCGCCTGCGCGAACTGCTGGAGCTGGTCAGGAGCACCGAGCTGAACGCCGTAGTCATTGACATGAAGAGCGATCGCGGCTTCCTGGGATTCCAGAGCGCCCAGCCGCTGGCGCAGGAGTTCGGCGCCCTGCGGCGGGACATCGTGGATATCCGGGAATTCCTGCGGGAATGCCGCGAGGCCGGCGTCTACACCATCGCCCGCATCGTGGTCTTCAAGGACAACCCGCTGGCCCAGGCCCGCCCGGAATGGGCCGCTGTCCGGGCCGACGGCAGTGTCTGGCTGGACCGGGAAGGGCTGGGCTGGGCCAATCCTTTCCTGCAGGAAGTGCGCGATTACAATATCGCCCTGGCCAAAGAGGTCGCGGAGCTGGGATTCGACGAGATTCAGTTCGACTACCTGCGCTTTCCCTCGGATGGGGATGTGGGGAGCATCGTCTACGCGCAGGAGAACACATTAGAAACGCGCACTGAGGCCATCCGCACCTTCATGGAGCAGGTCACCGCGGCCCTGGAGCCGTATGATGTGTTCATCTCCGCCGATGTCTTTGGGCTGACCGTGTGGGTGGCGCCGGACTCGGACATGGGCATCGGCCAGCGCGTCAAGGATATCGGGCCGTATCTCGATTACCTGTGTCCGATGATCTATCCCTCGACGTTTGGGCCGGGGAACCTGGGCTATGAGGTCCCGTCCGACTATCCGTACGAGGTCATCTACCGCAGTGTGATACAGGCCGCCGGCAGACTGCCGGCCCACGTGCGGGTGCGGCCCTGGCTGCAGGCCTACTGGTACACGCTGGAACAGCAGGCCGCACAGCGCCAGGCGGCCGAGGACGCCGGCGCCTGGGGCTGGTGCTTCTGGAACGCTGGCGGGAAATACCTACCCGAACTGTTCGCGCCGGCCGGCCCATGACCATCCCGCCGGCGCGCATTTCCCTTCCAGCGCCCTTCTCGGTATAATGGCCTCATGAGCCAGAGACGCCTGGACCTGTGGTTGCTCTTTCTCCTGCTGATGGCCAGGGTGCGCATTGACACCCTGGCGGATATGGTCCTGCCAACCCGCCATCAGGACGTGGCGCGCCTGCCGCTGGTGCAGAGGCTGTTCTCCCCCCACGCCCAGGAACTGCTCAAAGATTGGCTGACCGACCCCCTGTCGCTGGTGCTCATCAGCATCGCCTTCGCCGGCTTCCTCCTGTATCTCATCGCCGACCTGGCACAGGAACGCTGGGGAGAGGCCAGACTGTACCCGGTCAAGCTGGCGCTCATCTGGCTCATCATCGCGGCGACGGTGATCGCCGGCAGTGCCAAGCTCATCGCCCTGCGCCAGATGAACGGGCCGGCCTCCTACTGCCACGACGGCGGCGTCATCCAGACGGAAGAGGCCGTCAAGCTCTTCCTGGCCGGCCGCAACCCATACGTCGAGGATTACCTGAACACGCCGCTGGCGGAATGGGGATTGGACCTGCGCTCGGCGCTCTATCACTATCCCTATTTGCCCTGGACCTTCGTTTTCTCCGCGCCGTTTTACCTGTTGGCCCGGGCGGTGTGGGGATATTTCGACGCGCGCATGGTCTATCTCCTCCTGTTCGTGCTGACCTTGGTGATGAGCCTGCGGCTGGCGCGCCGGCCCTCGCACCGTCTCCTGCTCGTCATGGCGCTGGGGCTGAACCCCATCATGGGAAGCGATGTGATCTTCGGCCAGAACGATATCTTCGTGCTTTTTTGGATGGTGCTGGCATGGTGGCTCCTGCCGCGAGGGGAGCCGGAGCGCCGGCAGGAATGGCGCTATCTGGCCTCTTCAGCCGCCGCCGGCCTGGCGCTGGCCTCCAAACCCACCGCCTGGTTCATGCTCCCCTTCCACCTGCTGGCGCTGTGGGAGGTGCACTGGGAGGGCCGGCGCTGGAGCATCTCGCCGCGCTGGTGGCGCCGCGCCCTGCCCATGCTGGCGGTCTGCCTGGCGCTGGCCGGCCCGTACTTCGTCTGGTCACCGGTAGCCTTTGTGGACGACATCTGGAGATGGGCCAGCGGCTCCTCTGCCACACCCTATCAGATTCGCGGCTGGGGCTTCGCCAACTTCGTGCTGGCGCTGGGGTTCGTGGAAAGCCGGCTGAGCTACTTCCCCTTCTGGATACCGCAGTTGCTGACCTGCGCGCCCCTGCTGGTCCTCCTGCTGTGGCGGCAGGTCAAGCAGGCGCACGGCCCGGCCGGCATCGCCCTGCACACGGCCATCCTGCTGTTCGTCTACGCCTTTTTCTCCCGCTTTTTCAACGAGAACTATGTCGGCTTCATTGCCGCCCTGCTGGCCATCGGCCTGCTGGCCGAGGACGGGGCGGAGCCGACGCACGCCGCACATGAGGCAGTATCAGGGATATGAGGGGAGAGCGCGCGGTTCGGGCAGTGCGAAATATTAGACGATGGCTAAAGGGCCGGCTGGGATGCCGACCGCTTTCGCCGGCTATCCCGGCGGTGCGCGGCAGTGTCATCGCGGCCGGCATCCTGCTGAGCGCGGCTCTGCTGGCCGGCGCCGGCCGGCAGGGGCGGGCCAGCTTCCCCCTGCCGTACCTTCTGGCCCCCACCGCCACCCCCACGCCAACGCCGACCATCACCGCCAGCCCCACCCGCACAGCCACCGCGACCAGAACGCCGACGGTGACCTCCACGCCGACCAGCACGGAGACAGCCACCGCCACGCCGACGCCCACAGCGACCTGCACGGCCACACCGACGGCAACTCCCACCAGCACCCCGACGCCCCAGCCCACGCCGGACGGCGTGCATCGCACGGCGCGCGTGCCGATACTGATGTACCATCACATCGCGGACCCGCCGGCCGGCGCCAAAGCGGTCGAGCGCGATCTCTCGGTCTCGCCGGCGCGCTTCGAGGAGCAGTTGCGCCACCTGCGCGACGCCGGCTATCAATCCATCTCCACCGTGGACCTGGTGTACCATCTGACGTTGGGGACGTCCCTGCCGGCGAAACCGGTCATCATCACCTTTGACGACGGCTATCGCGATATCTATACCAATGCGTTCCCCCTCCTGCGGGCCTACGGCTTCACGGCGACGGTGTACGTCATTACCGATTTTGTCGATCGCGGCCTGACGCCGTATCTGACCTGGCCGCAGATCGAGGAAATGTATGCCGCCGGCATAGAGTTCGGCGCGCACAGCCGCGATCACCCCGATCTGCGCCGCAGGTCCTACGACTTCCTGGTGTGGCAGATCCTGGGGCCGAAGCAGACGCTGGAGGCCCATCTGCCGGCGCCGGTGCGCACCTTCTCCTATCCTTCCGGCGGCTATGACCAGCATGTCATAGACGTCCTGCGCTCCGCCCACTATTGGTGCGCGGTGACGGCGGAACAGGGTGCCACCCACTCCAGCGACGGCCTCTTCACCCTGTCGCGCATCCGGGTGCGGCGCGCCGATACCCTGGAGACATTCCGCAAGAAGCTGGAGCTGGACTGGTAAAGCGATGTCCGTGGATGCGCTGGCGCTGAGCGCACTGACCGAGGAGATACGCGGCTGTCTGCTGGGCGGACGGGTCCAGGATGTGCTGGCCGTGGACGAGCTCAGCGTGGGGCTGGAGGTATACGCCGGCGGCCGCCGGCACTATCTTCTGCTCAGCGCCCACCCACAGTGGGCGCGCATCCATATCTCCAGCGTCCAGCTCCGGCGGGGCCTGGAAGCGCCGCCGCCCTTAATACTGCTCCTGCGCAAGCGTCTGCGGGGCGGCCGGCTGATGGAGGTGACACAGCCGGCTTTCGAGCGCATCGTGCATCTGCGCTTTCGCCATCCCCAGGAGGGCGAGAGCCTGCTGGTGCTGGAGTGCATGGGCCGGCACAGTAATATCCTCCTGCTGGATACGTCCGGGACCATTCTGGAATGCATCAAACGCATTGGCCCGGAGGTGAACCGCTACCGTCAGCTCCTGCCCCGCCTGCCGTATGTCCCCCCGCCGGCGCAGGCCAAACTGCCCCCCGACCAGCTCACCGCGCAGGACGCGGCGTCCATCCTGCAGGGGCGGGCCGGCAGTACGCCGGCGTGGAAAGCGCTGGTGGAATCCATCCAGGGCGTCAGCCCCCTGCTGGCGCGGGAGCTGTGCTTTCGCGCCTGGGGCAGGGCCGACATCCTCTGTGGGGAAGTGGCGGAGCCGGCCGCGTTCCTCGCATCCTTCTCTGCACTGCTGGCACCCCTTGCCAGCGGGGACTGGCGGCCGTCGCTGGGCTATGATTCCGCGGCAGAGGACGCGCCGGCAAGCTGTTTCGCGCCCTACCCCTTGACCCACTGCGCTCGCTGGGAGCCGGCCCCGTCCATCAGCCTGGCGCTGGAGCGCTGGCTGGAGGACGCCCAACAACAGGCGCGCGATCCGTACCGCGCGGCGCGCCAGCGGCTGTGGAAGATGCTGGAGGATAGCGCAGGCCGGCTGGAGCGCCGGCGGTGCCAGCTCCTCGAGCAGATGGTGCCGCCGGAGGAGATCGAGGCACTGCGCCAGGCCGGCGAATATATCCTGGCCTTCGGCTGGCAAATGCGCCCCGCGCAGGATACCCTGGAGGTGGAGCTGGGGGAGGGTGAGGTGCGCCGCATCGCGCTGGACCCGGTGCTTTCGCCGGCGGAGAACGCCGAGCGCTATTTCGAGCGCTACCGCAAGGCCAAGCGTGCGGCAGAAGCCGTGCCGGCGCTTCTCGAGGAAGTGGAAGGGGAGCTGGCTTTCCTGGAGCAGTTACGCCTGGATGTGGAGCTGGCCGCCAGCCGCGCGGAGCTGGATGCATTAGAGCAAGAGCTGGTGCAGTGGGGGTATGTACCTGCGCCGGCCAAGAAGCCGCGTGCCAAACCTGCGCCGGCGGCGCCTCTCACCATGGAAGGCCCGGATGGGTTCCAAATACTGGTGGGGCGCAACAGCCGGCAGAACGATTACCTGACCTTCACGCTGGCGCGCGGGGATGACCTGTGGTTTCACGCGCGGGGTGTGCCCGGCGCGCACGTGGTACTGCGCACCGCCGGCCGGACGCCCACGCCGGCCGCCATCCAGCGCGCCGCGGAGCTGGCGGCGTATTATTCCCGCGCGCGGCAGGACACCCAGGTGCTGGTGGACTACACCTTATGCCGGCACGTGCGCCGGCGCGCCGGCGGTCGGCCGGGCCAGGTCTACTACCGCAATGAGACGACGATCGCGGTGGCACCGCGGCCCTAGGGCCGGCTACTCCACCTTAATCTTGGTGACCTTTTTCTCGGCCTTCTCTTCCTCTTCGAACCACTCGATGGCTTTGTCGAGGAGACTGCGCAGGGCCAGGAGCGCCTCCCGGTTGGCGGCCTTCACATGGGAGCGGAACTCCTGCGGCAGGAAGGCCGCCGATTTGCCCTTCGCCGTGATACCCTCGATGCCTTCCACCAGCCAATCGGTGAAGGAGAACTCCTCCGGTTTCTTGCGGGTCGTCTCTTTCTCAGCCATTTTTCACCTCCTCATGGTGAGGCCATGGCGTTCAGCCGGCGGGTTTCTGCGCCAGGGCGATGATGGTGGTGCCAAAAGGCAGGTTCACCCCTCGCAGGAACCAGGCCTCGACCCCCCCGATGCCGTTCAGGAGGGCATTCAGCCAGGGCGAAACCGGCTCCATCTCGACCTGATAGGCGTCCTGATCCGTGGTGGGCGCGGCCAGCGCCGGCTTCTGGTTCATCATCCGACGCAGCAGGATCAGCGCCGCGGCCATCGGGAACACGCTGAAATAGGCGAAGGTCATGCGGCGTACGGCGAAGCCGGCCTGCTCCAGGCGCTCGCCGAGCTGGCGCTTGGAATAACGCCGCTGGTGCTGGTTAATCTCATCGTTATGGCTCCACAGCCATTGAAAGGCCGGCACCGTCGTGACGAAATATCCGCCCGGCTTGCAGACCCGCCGGCACTCCCGGAGCATGGCCAGGTCATCCGGGACATGTTCGACCACATCCAGCGCGGCGACCAGGTCAAAGCGGTTGTCCTCAAAGGGCATGGATTCGCCGCGTCCCTCCACCACCTGATAGCCGCGCGCACGGGCCACCGCCAACGGCTTCGGGTTGTTGTCAATGCCCTCCACCTCGCCGTAGCGGGCCAGGTGGTGGAACATATTGCCGGCCCCACACCCCACATCCAGCACGCGCCGGCCCTCCCGGTACGGCGGGAGCACCGGGTCCAGCACGCTGTACAGCGCCCGGGTGCGGGTGGCAAACCACCAGTGCTTGTCCTCTTCCAATACGATGGGCGGCGTTGTCGGCATGATGTCCATTATCTCCTTATTCCGCGACTTTCCTCATTATCCCCACGTCTATTTTACAACAGCAGGGGCCGTTCGCCAAGTAACGGCCGGCAAGGGCATGGACCCGGTAGCCGTCACCTGAGCGGGGTCAGAGGCCGGCCTTGACGTATACGCCGTTATCCGCTACCATATACCGGACGCTGTGAGGAGCGAGAAAACTGTGGTCTCGACACGGAAGCCAGGCTGGGTCTATCAGGTGCGAGCCGCCGCGTTCGCCGGCGCCCTGCTGATACTGCTTTCCCTCGCGCACCCTGTGAGGAGCGTCAGCACACCGGTCCGCCTTGCGCCGGCCGGTTATACCCCGGAGCTGTGGCTCCCGGACGGCTCGGCGCTCATCGTGGGCCGGCCCGGGGGAATGGTCCCTCTGGCTGATGGGAAGGCGCTCCAGCGTCAGGAGCTGTGGCTGGTGCCGCTGGACGGCTCGCCGGCCCGCCGCCTGACCGATAACGGCGTCCGGCCGCGCCTTACGGAGGACGGCCGGCATCTCACCTTCCTCTCCCATCGGCGGGGCGATACCTGGCAGGAGATGACGCTCTCGCTGGCAAGCGGCAAGGTGCAGGAGGGGAAGAGCATGCGGTGGGGCGAACTGGCCGTCCATACCGAGGCGGCCCCGCTCTGGGATATTCCCGCGCCGGCGGGGGAATACCGCCTGCAGGTGGAGGTGGACGCCGGCCCATCGGCGGCCCTCTGGCTGGTGGGGCCTGAGGGACGGCGTCCCTTGTTCCAGGGCGAGCGCTGGTTCCTCAGCCGGCCGAGCTGGCATCCGGATGGTCGGCGCTTCGCCTATGCCCGTATCCCGCCTGGCACAGGAGAGATCGGGGATATTTTCTTCGTGGATGCCGCGACCGGAGAAGAAGAGCGGCTGACCGCCGGCCAGCACCCCATCTGGTCGCCGGACGGGAGCCGGCTGGCCTTCTGGCGGCCGGACGGGGTATGGGTATGGTCATGGGGGGGCGGCGCCGATGTCATGCTTTCCACACTCTCCCCGGTGGAGACCCCTGCGGAATCCGATGTGCGCTCCGCCGGCCAGCTCACTCCGCCGGCCACCATCCGGGTCAAGCACAGCTCCGAGAACTATTACCGTTCCAATGTGCCGCCCGGACAGGTGGATGTATTTCCCTTCGAGGAATATGTGAAGCGCGTGGTGCCGTATGAGATGCCGGATTCCTGGCCGGCGGAGGCGCTCAAAGCGCAGGCGGTCTCCGCCCGCACCTATGCCTGGTGGTTCGTCCTGCGCCACACTTCTTGGGATTTCGATGTCACTGACTGGACCGAGTATCAGGTCATGGGACCGGACACCTATCCCGCCTCCAATGCCGCGGCAGAAGCGACCACCGGGCAGTACCTGGCATATGAGGGAAATGTCATCCTGGCGGAATACAGCGCCCAGAACGGCAGTCCCACCCTGCCGCGCGGCGCTGTCTCCAGCCCTGATCCGAACTTTCCGTACCTGCGCTCGGTGGATGACCCGGTCTGCTTCGGCGAGGTGCGCAACGGTCACGGCCGGGGGATGTCGCAGGTGGGGAGCCGGCGCTGGGCCGCCTGGTACGGCTGGAACTATGCCCAGATGCTCCTGCATTATTACAGCGGGGTCACCCTGGAACTGCCGGCCAATGCCGCGCCCTCGCCGGCCCTGCCGGTGGGCGCGGTGGTGGAGCCCCGGCACGGCTTTCACACGAACGCCGACCGCGTCCTTCTGCGGGTCAATACCAGCGACGCGGATGGGGACGCCGCCGGCGTCGAGCTGGCGGCGCGCCTGCGCGATGCCGAAGGGAACTTCCTCGAATATCCGCTGGGGATGGCCGTGCCGGCCGGCAGTGGCTGGTACTATCTCTGGGATATCGCTTCCCTCCCCGATCAGCCGCTGGCCGCCGGCGGCGTCAGCATCCTGGGCACGGCCTGGGACGCCGCCGGCCGGCAGTCCATGCTGAGCGCCCTCACTTTTGGCATTGACCGCCAGGCGCCGGCGGGCCTCGTGACTGCCCCGGCGCAGGCTTTCACCACCACGATCCCCATTACGGTGAGCCTGAGCGCGCCCGACGCCGGCGGCTCTGTTGGCCTTCTGCTCAGCAACGGCTGGATATGGGAGGGGGAATCGCTGTACCATGAGAGC
Coding sequences within:
- a CDS encoding DUF2029 domain-containing protein; this encodes MSQRRLDLWLLFLLLMARVRIDTLADMVLPTRHQDVARLPLVQRLFSPHAQELLKDWLTDPLSLVLISIAFAGFLLYLIADLAQERWGEARLYPVKLALIWLIIAATVIAGSAKLIALRQMNGPASYCHDGGVIQTEEAVKLFLAGRNPYVEDYLNTPLAEWGLDLRSALYHYPYLPWTFVFSAPFYLLARAVWGYFDARMVYLLLFVLTLVMSLRLARRPSHRLLLVMALGLNPIMGSDVIFGQNDIFVLFWMVLAWWLLPRGEPERRQEWRYLASSAAAGLALASKPTAWFMLPFHLLALWEVHWEGRRWSISPRWWRRALPMLAVCLALAGPYFVWSPVAFVDDIWRWASGSSATPYQIRGWGFANFVLALGFVESRLSYFPFWIPQLLTCAPLLVLLLWRQVKQAHGPAGIALHTAILLFVYAFFSRFFNENYVGFIAALLAIGLLAEDGAEPTHAAHEAVSGI
- a CDS encoding glycosyltransferase — protein: GTRLKVLSAMAMGKAIVSTSLGCEGLGVVHGRELLLGDTPEEFAGHTIRLLRDAGLRQELGRRARQFVEAHYAWSALVPRLEQLYAG
- a CDS encoding polysaccharide deacetylase family protein, translating into MRGERAVRAVRNIRRWLKGRLGCRPLSPAIPAVRGSVIAAGILLSAALLAGAGRQGRASFPLPYLLAPTATPTPTPTITASPTRTATATRTPTVTSTPTSTETATATPTPTATCTATPTATPTSTPTPQPTPDGVHRTARVPILMYHHIADPPAGAKAVERDLSVSPARFEEQLRHLRDAGYQSISTVDLVYHLTLGTSLPAKPVIITFDDGYRDIYTNAFPLLRAYGFTATVYVITDFVDRGLTPYLTWPQIEEMYAAGIEFGAHSRDHPDLRRRSYDFLVWQILGPKQTLEAHLPAPVRTFSYPSGGYDQHVIDVLRSAHYWCAVTAEQGATHSSDGLFTLSRIRVRRADTLETFRKKLELDW
- a CDS encoding glycosyltransferase family 9 protein, which gives rise to MPDETLPRSSARERWRAGLLWLFRRLSAPILGRPRRPSSIQRALIIRPDHLGDVLFAAPALERWRETAAGRIETTLSVGPWAREATEHGPPVGDIEAFPYPGFTRAPKGPPWAPYVLLWREARRLRRRRYDLAVILRFDHWWAGLLCYLAGIPLRLGYDTMPLRHFLTHAVPYAGVQHEVQRNLMLVEQALTLAGLPISQPNDFPRLIFRLTEEEREAARHLLAGRRLDDGRPLVVLHPSAGAPVKEWPAERFAEVGDALARQFGAHILITGARSDISQAWKVAARMREEAVVTAGRTTLGQLAALLMESDLVIGADSGPLHLAVAVGTPTIHLFGPADPALFGPWSDRPAEHVVIRANCPCAPCNRLDFPREELPRHRCMETISTVEVLRAAEELLERRGYTAGARVLTR
- a CDS encoding phage holin family protein, coding for MRKLILRWIINAVALWAAAELVPGITYEGGWLVLAGVAIIFGLVNALLRPVLKLLTCPLIILTLGLFTLVINALMLWLASAVAGWLGLGFHVADFTAAFLGGVIVSVVSVLLSLLVFDEDRKHARR
- a CDS encoding GNAT family N-acetyltransferase, producing the protein MATSRPTRQNGLRLLDPGRDLFQVADLIEEAFASEMGEPGFAAVRELRAMAAMGPLWWTLSRLSADFQDSFTGFVWEEDGRIVGNVTVSRTGSGSARWQISNVAVQRDFRGRGIGRRLMEAAIALARERGGEWVLLQVRHDNMPALHLYESLGFESLYSSVELYRVGPAESLPPTALPAGWVLRRLGAGDWRSRHALQMAAVNPLERWVRNIPPMAQPPSWVRRAGEIVSALLLGGGPRTEGAFAGGRLVALVEARPQGFDAWRLILLAAPDVRGQVEETLVVRSLEYIRPGKKTRVECEHPAGHQEGITALKACGFQERRTLITMRRRL